From the Candidatus Nanopelagicales bacterium genome, the window CGACAATCGCTGCGACCACGAGCGTCGTCCCAACGATTGCACTCAAAGTTGAGCGCTGCTGCGCGACACCGGGGATGGCCAGGGCGGTCTGGTCAGAGGTCAGAACCGACGTGCCGGGAACCGCGGCCGCCACGGCATCGAGGTCGGTTCCGTCAGCGAGTTGGAGCGCCACCGCTGAGACGTTCGGCGCGAGTCCACGAGTCTCCGGGCGAACGCTGGCACGCATCTTCGACCACGTCGGCACGGTGGTCCAGACCGACGGTTGCAGCTGGTACTGCGAATCCCTGGTTAGGCCGACCACTGTCACCTTGGTGTCTCCCACGGTCAGGGTTGAGCCGACGGCGACTCCCTTGTCCGTGAGCTTCTGATCGACGGCGGCGGCGCCGTTCTCGCCGGGATTCGGTAACCGACCCTGCGTCACCGTCGTGGGAACACCGACGCCTCCTGGCTGGACCCCGAAGACGGCCAGGTCGACCTCACCATCTGGTCCTGATCCGGAAGTGAGCAGGACACCCACCGGTGCTGCCTGTTGGACACCGGAGACGCTGGTGAATTTGGCAACGTCGTCAGCGGGAAGTTGCGACCGGATGAGCGAACCTTGAGCGTCGGCGCTGAAGGCGTAGGCGTTGGCATTAGTCGACTTGATCGCGCCAGTGGAGCCGTAGAAGAGGCCGTCGGAAAGCGCCGACAGCGTCAGCACCAGGAATGTGATCAAGGACAGCGCGGCGATGATGGAGATGAATCGCCCACGGGCGCGGCGAATCTCCGCGATGGCAAGCATCATCGGGCACCTGCCGCGGTAGCCGGGTCGATCTTTCGAATGCGGCGAATGCTTAACAGGCCCGCAGCCAAACTGCAAACCAACACCGCGGCCACGGTTCCAGCAGCCAATGCGGGGCTCAGTGACACCGGAATACCGGTGCTGATTCCCTTGAGTGCCCCGCTGACCAGCAACACGGCCAGCGCACCCGCGATGACGACCACGGCGGTGATCTGAACAGCGACGACGCCAGCTAGTCGGGAATTCGAGGCGCCGTTCGCGCGCAGCAGAGTGAAGACCCGAAGCTTCTGCACCGTCAGGATCAGGAAGAAGAATCCGATCACCACGATGCCGATGATGAAGGTAAGCGCAACCAGAATGCCAAAGGTTTGGCTGACCGATTCAACGCCGGGAATCAGAGCCACAGCGTCGTCGAGGGTGTAGCCCTTGAGGGCAGGCACGTCAGCGGTGATCGAGTCGGCGACCGTAGCCGCACTCGCGCCAGGCACGACCGTCACAGCAATCGCGTTGTAGGGAACGAAGGGGATCTTGGGGTTAGCCGCCCGGACGACTGCCTCGTAGGACGACAACGTGACGTAGGCGGTCGGAGCGGCCGAAAACTGTGCACCATCGAGGAGCCCCACGACCGTTAGCTTGGACTTGCTGGGCTCCAGGGTAATCGTGGATCCGAGGGTCGCGCCGGGGACGTCTACCGCTGCTTCATTCAAGGCGGTGGGCAGGCGGCCGTCTGTCACCGATGTCGGCTCCCCAGGCCCGGCCGGATCGAAGCCAAACACCTGCAGGTCTGACTTGCCTTCGGGTAACTGCGCACTGGTCGTGGAGGTGGCGAGGCCAGCGGCTTTGGCAACCCCGGGAACCTTTCGGACCTTCGCAACGGTGCTTGGTTCCAGGCGACTGGCCTGCAAGTTGTCCCGCGCTGTCGTCGAGTACGCGAGTACCTGCGCGTCTAGGCCTTCGATCGCGCCAGTGAACGACTTGACCAGCGCGCTGGACAAAGTCGTCAGGAACAGCACGAGGAAGATCAGCAGTGAGACGGCGACAGTGAGCAAACCGAAACGCAGCTTCGCCCGTCGCATCTCAATCAACGCCAG encodes:
- a CDS encoding ABC transporter permease, whose amino-acid sequence is MMLAIAEIRRARGRFISIIAALSLITFLVLTLSALSDGLFYGSTGAIKSTNANAYAFSADAQGSLIRSQLPADDVAKFTSVSGVQQAAPVGVLLTSGSGPDGEVDLAVFGVQPGGVGVPTTVTQGRLPNPGENGAAAVDQKLTDKGVAVGSTLTVGDTKVTVVGLTRDSQYQLQPSVWTTVPTWSKMRASVRPETRGLAPNVSAVALQLADGTDLDAVAAAVPGTSVLTSDQTALAIPGVAQQRSTLSAIVGTTLVVAAIVVALFFALVVLEKRELFAALKALGTSTARLGRDVILQALIASVIGVIFGAIASRLLGLIAPETVPTLFRTDTLINIAIFTIVASVLGALFSLRRIARIDPATALGGTL
- a CDS encoding ABC transporter permease, producing MSLALIEMRRAKLRFGLLTVAVSLLIFLVLFLTTLSSALVKSFTGAIEGLDAQVLAYSTTARDNLQASRLEPSTVAKVRKVPGVAKAAGLATSTTSAQLPEGKSDLQVFGFDPAGPGEPTSVTDGRLPTALNEAAVDVPGATLGSTITLEPSKSKLTVVGLLDGAQFSAAPTAYVTLSSYEAVVRAANPKIPFVPYNAIAVTVVPGASAATVADSITADVPALKGYTLDDAVALIPGVESVSQTFGILVALTFIIGIVVIGFFFLILTVQKLRVFTLLRANGASNSRLAGVVAVQITAVVVIAGALAVLLVSGALKGISTGIPVSLSPALAAGTVAAVLVCSLAAGLLSIRRIRKIDPATAAGAR